The Mytilus galloprovincialis chromosome 7, xbMytGall1.hap1.1, whole genome shotgun sequence genome has a window encoding:
- the LOC143082882 gene encoding tyrosine protein-kinase src-1-like: MGNTASTTKGADNFYEFKEWGKPELAIVPGDLLVSLTYSPYEYIVIKKEFEKKAPRGGENKWDIPREEFSMDQIIGAGNFGEVYKGKMNGKVIAIKISKGEHLSTKEFLAEAEIMKKCQHENLVELLGICTDQKQVFIISEFMSNGSLLDYMKTKKSLQLDAMIGIAAQIANGMAFLESKRIVHRDLAARNVLIGKDKIAKVADFGLARLLPSDQNVYTSRGSGFPIKWTAPEGFRGEFTTKSDVWSFGIVVIEIMNKGREPYPGIANGEILQKLESGYRQQKPENCPQEVYDAVISCWQENPARRPSFASLYATLRSMQIV; encoded by the exons ATGGGAAATACTGCATCAACTACAAAAG gagcCGATAATTTTTACGAATTTAAAGAATGGGGAAAACCTGAGCTCGCCATTGTACCTGGAGATTTATTGGTGTCTCTAacatacag TCCTTACGAATACATCGTCATAAAGAAGGAATTTGAAAAGAAAGCACCACGCGGAGG AGAAAATAAATGGGACATACCAAGAGAAGAGTTTTCGATGGACCAAATAATAGGGGCAGGGAACTTTGGAGAAGTTTACAAAG GTAAAATGAATGGAAAGGTCATTGCTATAAAAATCTCAAAAGGTGAACATTTGTCAACTAAGGAGTTCTTAGCAGAGGCTGAAATCATGAAAAAGTGTCAACATGAAAATTTAGTTGAATTACTTGGTATCTGTACGGATCAAAAGCAGGTTTTCATTATTAGCGAGTTCATGTCAAATGGAAGTTTACTCGATTATATGAAAACCAAGAAATCCTTACAACTAGATGCCATGATAGGAATAGCTGCACAG ATAGCAAACGGGATGGCTTTCTTGGAGAGCAAAAGAATTGTACACAGAGATTTAGCAGCTAGAAACGTGCTTATTGGAAAAGATAAAATCGCAAAAGTTGCAGATTTTGGACTTGCGCGACTTCTACCATCTGATCAGAATGTCTACACCTCGAGAG GTAGTGGTTTCCCTATAAAATGGACAGCACCGGAAGGTTTTAGAGGTGAATTTACAACAAAGTCGGACGTTTGGTCTTTTGGTATAGTTGTAATAGAAATTATGAACAAAGGAAGGGAACCATATCCAG gaATAGCCAACGGCGAAATCCTACAAAAACTGGAGTCCGGTTATCGACAACAAAAGCCTGAGAACTGCCCACAGGAAGTATACGATGCAGTTATTTCTTGTTGGCAAGAGAATCCTGCGAGACGTCCTTCATTTGCATCTCTATATGCAACATTGAGAAGTATGCAAATCGTTTAA